From one Bordetella genomosp. 9 genomic stretch:
- a CDS encoding amino acid ABC transporter permease produces MIEFSLWDIVRNLLLAARWTVVLATVAFAGGAILGLCVLMMRTARAPWPRRAAWAFIELFQGTPLLMQLFLAFFGLSLAGVDVPAWLAAGTALVLWSAAYLAEIWRGCVDAIPRGQWEASSSLAMGYAQQMRHVILPQALRIAVAPTVGFTVQIVKSTALTSIIGFTELSKASTIITNATFNPFTVYAVAALIYFVLCWPLSRASKALERKLHAAHRT; encoded by the coding sequence ATGATCGAGTTTTCGCTGTGGGACATCGTGCGCAACCTGCTGCTGGCGGCGCGCTGGACCGTGGTGCTGGCGACGGTCGCCTTCGCGGGCGGCGCCATCCTGGGGCTGTGCGTGTTGATGATGCGCACGGCGCGCGCGCCCTGGCCGCGCCGCGCCGCCTGGGCATTCATCGAACTGTTCCAGGGCACGCCGCTGTTGATGCAGCTGTTCCTGGCTTTCTTCGGCCTGTCGCTGGCCGGCGTGGACGTACCGGCCTGGCTGGCCGCGGGCACCGCCCTGGTGCTGTGGTCGGCCGCCTACCTGGCGGAAATCTGGCGCGGCTGCGTCGACGCCATTCCGCGCGGGCAATGGGAAGCCTCATCCAGCCTGGCGATGGGGTACGCGCAGCAGATGCGCCACGTGATCCTGCCGCAAGCCCTGCGCATCGCGGTCGCGCCGACGGTGGGCTTTACCGTGCAGATCGTCAAGAGCACGGCGCTGACGTCCATCATCGGCTTCACGGAACTGTCCAAGGCCAGCACCATCATTACCAACGCCACCTTCAATCCCTTCACGGTCTATGCGGTGGCCGCGCTCATTTATTTCGTCCTGTGCTGGCCGCTGTCGCGCGCCAGCAAGGCGCTGGAAAGGAAGCTGCATGCCGCTCATCGCACTTGA
- a CDS encoding amino acid ABC transporter permease, with translation MAYRFDFLAIADYTPVLVKGLGVTVELIAVGAVAGVAIGIAGAWASTQGPRWTRPPVTAYVELIRNTPFLIQLFFIFFGLPSLGVQMGEMQAACLAMAINLGAYSTEIIRAGIDATPRGQYEAGLSLAMSRIQVFRHVVLRPALSRIWPALSSQIIIVMLGSAVCSQIAAEDLSFAANFIQSRNFRPFEVYIVTTVIYLVLAILLRQLLRYAGKRMFGRSAR, from the coding sequence ATGGCCTACCGCTTCGATTTCCTGGCGATCGCCGATTACACCCCGGTCCTGGTGAAGGGCCTGGGCGTGACGGTGGAATTGATCGCCGTCGGCGCGGTGGCGGGCGTGGCCATCGGCATCGCCGGCGCCTGGGCCAGCACCCAGGGCCCGCGCTGGACGCGTCCGCCGGTCACGGCCTACGTCGAACTGATCCGCAATACGCCCTTCCTGATCCAGCTGTTCTTCATCTTCTTCGGCCTGCCCTCGCTGGGCGTGCAGATGGGCGAAATGCAGGCCGCCTGCCTGGCGATGGCGATCAACCTGGGCGCCTACAGCACCGAGATCATACGTGCCGGCATCGACGCCACGCCGCGCGGCCAATACGAGGCCGGGCTCAGCCTGGCGATGAGCCGCATCCAGGTCTTCCGCCACGTCGTGCTGCGGCCGGCGCTGTCACGCATCTGGCCCGCGCTGTCGTCGCAGATCATCATCGTGATGCTGGGTTCTGCCGTGTGCTCGCAGATCGCGGCGGAAGACCTGTCCTTTGCCGCGAACTTCATCCAGTCGCGCAACTTCCGGCCATTCGAGGTCTACATCGTGACCACGGTGATCTACCTGGTGCTGGCGATCCTGTTGCGGCAGTTGTTGCGCTACGCGGGCAAACGCATGTTCGGCAGGAGCGCGCGATGA
- a CDS encoding transporter substrate-binding domain-containing protein, translated as MNRRHLLLAVCAAATVLAAGTASADALQNIQKAGTIRVAVPQDFPPFGSVGPDLKPVGYDIDTAKLIASRLNVTVELVPVTSANRIAYLQTGKVDLVISSMGKNAEREKVIDFSAAYAPFFNGVFGPANIKASKPEDLNGKTIGVTRGAVEDIELSKIAPEGATIKRYEDNNGTISAFLSGQVQLIATGNVVAAAILAKNPPKKPETKFLIKNSPCFIGLNKNEPALQAKLDAILAEAKKDGSLNAISRKWLGADLPAGL; from the coding sequence ATGAACCGTAGACATCTTCTGCTGGCAGTGTGTGCCGCCGCCACCGTCCTGGCCGCCGGCACCGCCAGCGCCGACGCCCTGCAGAACATCCAGAAGGCAGGAACCATACGCGTCGCGGTGCCGCAGGACTTCCCGCCCTTCGGTTCGGTCGGCCCGGATCTCAAGCCTGTCGGCTACGACATCGACACCGCCAAGCTGATCGCCAGCCGCCTGAACGTCACGGTGGAACTGGTGCCGGTCACCAGCGCCAACCGCATCGCCTATCTGCAGACCGGCAAGGTCGATCTGGTCATCTCCAGCATGGGCAAGAACGCCGAGCGCGAGAAAGTGATCGACTTCTCCGCCGCCTACGCGCCCTTCTTCAACGGCGTGTTCGGCCCCGCCAACATCAAGGCCAGCAAGCCGGAAGACCTGAACGGCAAGACCATCGGCGTCACGCGCGGCGCGGTGGAGGATATCGAGCTGAGCAAGATCGCCCCCGAAGGCGCGACCATCAAGCGCTACGAGGACAACAACGGCACCATCTCGGCCTTCCTGTCGGGCCAGGTGCAGCTGATCGCCACCGGGAATGTCGTCGCCGCCGCCATCCTGGCCAAGAACCCGCCCAAGAAGCCCGAAACCAAGTTCCTGATCAAGAACTCGCCGTGCTTCATCGGCCTGAACAAGAACGAGCCGGCGCTGCAGGCCAAGCTCGACGCGATCCTGGCGGAAGCCAAGAAGGACGGCTCGCTGAACGCGATTTCCCGCAAGTGGCTGGGCGCCGACCTGCCGGCGGGACTGTAG
- a CDS encoding methyl-accepting chemotaxis protein, with the protein MAAAGPKTLGNTMEEAQTIADLSQWIGKITSGKIRDIKEITLETRLLGLNAAIEASHVGEAGRGFAIVAGRVREVSERVEALANSLQSELRQLGESVTNELRRSRGQRLADLALNAIETIDRNLYERTCDVRWWAADTAVTAALCDPGADTARHAAQRLGIILDTYTVYLDIWIVDPAGRVLCNGRPDVYPDAANKNVASTVWFRQAMASSGPEEYASCDIECVPALGGAQAAIYAAGVYDGGANNGPVGVLAVFFDWRKQAAGVLANVRLAPEPGRAVRCMIVDARQRIIASTDGKGLLTDRFELRAGMDDASGYYADGATLCGYARTPGYETYPGMGWHGVVVDKPA; encoded by the coding sequence ATGGCGGCCGCCGGCCCGAAAACGCTCGGAAATACCATGGAAGAAGCCCAGACCATCGCGGATCTGTCGCAGTGGATCGGCAAGATCACCAGCGGCAAGATCCGCGACATCAAGGAAATCACGCTGGAGACCCGCCTGTTGGGATTGAACGCGGCCATCGAGGCATCGCACGTGGGCGAGGCCGGACGCGGCTTCGCCATCGTCGCCGGCCGCGTGCGGGAGGTTTCCGAGCGGGTCGAGGCCCTGGCCAACTCGCTGCAGAGCGAACTGCGCCAGCTGGGCGAAAGCGTCACGAACGAACTGCGCCGCAGCCGCGGCCAGCGCCTGGCCGACCTGGCGCTGAACGCCATCGAAACCATAGACCGCAACCTGTACGAACGCACCTGCGACGTGCGCTGGTGGGCCGCCGACACCGCCGTCACGGCGGCGCTGTGCGACCCGGGCGCCGATACCGCGCGCCATGCGGCCCAGCGGCTGGGCATCATCCTGGACACCTATACCGTCTACCTGGACATCTGGATCGTCGATCCCGCCGGCCGCGTGCTGTGCAACGGACGGCCCGACGTCTATCCCGACGCCGCCAACAAGAACGTCGCGTCCACGGTCTGGTTCCGCCAGGCCATGGCCAGCAGCGGGCCGGAGGAGTACGCCAGCTGCGACATCGAGTGCGTGCCGGCGCTGGGCGGGGCACAGGCGGCGATCTATGCCGCCGGGGTCTACGACGGCGGGGCGAACAATGGCCCGGTGGGCGTGCTGGCCGTCTTTTTCGATTGGCGCAAACAGGCGGCGGGCGTATTGGCCAACGTGCGGCTGGCGCCGGAGCCGGGCAGAGCGGTGCGCTGCATGATCGTCGATGCGCGCCAGCGCATCATCGCCAGCACCGACGGCAAGGGCCTGCTGACCGACCGCTTCGAACTGCGCGCGGGCATGGACGACGCCAGCGGGTACTACGCCGACGGCGCGACCCTGTGCGGCTACGCGCGCACGCCGGGCTACGAGACCTACCCGGGCATGGGGTGGCACGGCGTCGTGGTGGACAAGCCGGCGTAG
- a CDS encoding GntR family transcriptional regulator, giving the protein MPASTAADTSTEHIARDIAAAIVAHRLPPGTRLREEALARAYGVSRTKIRAALLMLSKDKLIRTVPDKGAFVSKPSAAEAREIFAVRRILETAMAREFIARAKPADFKRIEQHLKQERKAVAGNDVQLRNRLLADFHTLLAEVAGNAVLTEMLRELSARSAIITVLYQSTVDAACSSDEHHAFLAAAREGDVERACQLMIEHLDHVEQGLDFQADADGDSDLVAALLT; this is encoded by the coding sequence ATGCCCGCATCGACCGCCGCCGACACCAGCACCGAGCACATCGCCCGCGACATCGCGGCGGCCATCGTCGCCCATCGCCTGCCGCCGGGCACCCGCCTGCGAGAAGAAGCGCTGGCGCGCGCCTATGGCGTCAGCCGGACCAAGATCCGGGCCGCGCTGCTGATGCTGTCCAAGGACAAGCTCATCCGCACCGTGCCGGACAAGGGCGCCTTCGTCAGCAAGCCCAGCGCGGCCGAGGCTAGGGAAATCTTCGCCGTCCGCCGCATCCTGGAAACCGCCATGGCGCGCGAATTCATCGCCCGCGCCAAGCCGGCGGACTTCAAGCGCATCGAGCAGCACCTGAAGCAGGAACGCAAGGCAGTGGCGGGCAACGACGTCCAGCTGCGCAACCGGCTCCTGGCCGATTTCCACACCCTGCTGGCCGAGGTCGCGGGCAACGCCGTGTTGACCGAAATGCTGCGCGAACTGTCAGCCCGCAGCGCCATCATCACCGTGCTGTACCAGTCCACGGTGGACGCCGCCTGCTCGTCCGACGAACACCACGCCTTCCTGGCGGCCGCCCGCGAGGGCGACGTCGAGCGCGCCTGCCAGCTGATGATCGAACACCTGGATCACGTGGAGCAGGGCCTGGACTTCCAGGCCGACGCGGACGGCGACAGCGACCTGGTCGCGGCACTGCTGACCTGA
- a CDS encoding M20/M25/M40 family metallo-hydrolase, which produces MTSDTASLISFIDGQHERQTAFLRELVRVPSDNPPGDCAPIARRAAALLGELGLQVEAYEVPQELVQGNGMKSAVNLIVRHRFGPGGPVIALNAHGDVVPPGEGWQRDPYGGQIEQDPRHGPVMYGRGVAVSKSDFATYTWALLALMQAQQAGAALCGSVELHFTFDEEVGGEIGPRWLLDQGYSRPDYALSAGFGYAITSAHNGCLHVEVSIQGRQAHAAMPETGADALEAATHVLQALYAFRAELAGRRSATPGIGAPTLNVGLIQGGINTNVVPDRVSFRIDRRMIPEEAGHDAEGELRRIVDGAIAQRPGCAATVRRIMLAQPLTRLPGAERLIEPLRRHAEAIMGAEIPVHGVPLYTDARHYTQRGIPTVLYGAGPRTLVEAGGHNADENLRLEDLRKATQVVALTLADLLDAGG; this is translated from the coding sequence ATGACTTCCGACACTGCATCGCTGATTTCCTTCATCGACGGCCAGCACGAACGCCAGACGGCTTTCCTGCGCGAGCTGGTTCGCGTGCCCTCCGACAATCCCCCCGGTGATTGCGCGCCCATCGCGCGGCGCGCCGCCGCCTTGCTGGGCGAGCTTGGCCTGCAGGTCGAAGCCTACGAGGTGCCGCAGGAGCTGGTGCAGGGCAATGGCATGAAGTCGGCGGTCAACCTGATCGTGCGCCATCGCTTCGGCCCGGGCGGTCCCGTGATCGCCTTGAACGCGCACGGCGACGTGGTGCCGCCGGGCGAGGGCTGGCAACGCGACCCTTATGGCGGGCAGATCGAACAGGATCCGCGCCATGGCCCGGTCATGTACGGCCGCGGCGTCGCGGTATCCAAGTCCGATTTCGCCACGTATACCTGGGCCTTGCTGGCGCTCATGCAGGCGCAGCAGGCGGGGGCCGCCCTGTGCGGCTCGGTCGAGCTGCACTTCACGTTCGACGAGGAAGTCGGCGGCGAGATCGGCCCGCGCTGGCTGCTCGACCAGGGATACAGCCGGCCGGACTATGCCTTGTCGGCGGGCTTCGGTTACGCGATCACGTCGGCGCATAACGGCTGCCTGCATGTGGAAGTCTCCATCCAGGGCCGCCAGGCGCATGCCGCCATGCCGGAGACCGGCGCCGATGCGCTGGAGGCCGCCACGCACGTGCTGCAGGCGCTGTACGCCTTTCGCGCCGAACTGGCCGGCCGGCGTTCCGCCACGCCGGGCATAGGCGCGCCCACCCTGAACGTCGGCCTGATACAGGGCGGCATCAATACCAATGTGGTGCCCGACCGCGTCAGCTTCCGCATCGACCGCCGCATGATTCCGGAGGAAGCGGGCCATGACGCGGAAGGCGAACTGCGCCGCATCGTCGATGGCGCCATCGCGCAACGGCCCGGCTGCGCCGCGACCGTCCGGCGCATCATGCTCGCGCAGCCGCTGACGCGGCTGCCTGGGGCGGAGCGCCTGATCGAGCCATTGCGGCGCCATGCCGAGGCCATCATGGGCGCGGAGATTCCCGTGCATGGCGTGCCGCTGTACACCGACGCGCGGCACTACACGCAGCGCGGGATACCCACCGTGCTGTACGGCGCGGGGCCGCGCACCCTGGTCGAAGCCGGCGGACACAACGCCGACGAAAACCTGCGCCTGGAAGACCTGCGCAAGGCCACCCAGGTAGTGGCGCTGACGCTCGCGGACCTGCTGGACGCCGGCGGCTAG